CTCACCAATTCAATATGACGAAGAAGGtgtacaataaaaaaaaatatattttttgtatttaacACTTTGATGTTGAAGGAAGAAATCAAATTATCTTTAGGAATGATGTCTGTGAGTTAAGAGCTGCTTTAAGAGAATACTCGATAAAGAATGGTCATAAGTTCGATATATGTTAAAAATGAGCTAGCAAGGGTTATGATGTCAAGAGAGTTGTGTTTGGTGATTACATGCATCTAAAAAACAAGATAAGAGTACAAGGCATCTTATCCCAAAATATTCAATTATCATGGTTAGATTATTTGTCGGGAGAAAGTACACCCCAACCAAATCTTAGGGAGGGTTTAGAGATTGATAGGACTTCCCTTCCACTCTATCGACCAAGGTATTAAAGATCTAAAAATATGAACGAAAGAAATTTCAAAGAGTTAAATCTTCAAATTTGTTGCAACGTCATCCAAAATTGATAATAGCTAGCTTGGCCAAAGAAATCAATCAAATGATTTGTCCAAATTTGTTGCAATACATAGGTTATCTAAAATGGATAATAGCTCAACTAAATGGATCGTCAAATGATTTGTGGTATTTACCTTCAAATTTTAGAATCGTCTAAAGATTTGGTCTCTTCACCTTCCCACATTCGTTCAAATCCCAACTACATTGGAGAGGTTATgggttgttttttttcttcaaaatttgtaGTTTGGTATGATTCACCCCTTATTAAATTTTATACataaaattctaattttcaatGTAAAtcttcctttgcaatctttgtGTTTTTCTTTAATAAGATAAGTTTGCCATTTTTATCCATGtgaatattaatataaataaaaattgatttaATAAAAGGATTGATTGCGACCAAATAATAAACTTTAGAGGATAGTTTATCAAATTGATGGTTCAAGGTTGTTATTATAACCAACCTCCTATTTCACTATACACTGTTTGCTTCAGTCAGGCAATAGACGTGTGTGTGTTTAAGATATTTCCAGTCTACTGCATTAGGTGGGCGGACGTAGGCATAGAATACATCGAGGTCGTCAAGGGTGACCTACAAATACGCCCACTACacatttctatttttatctgaaacatatttaagttaactaAGCTAATAATGTGTtgttttttgtaatgtgtagtgTTTTTTCGTGCTCAGTTTCAATGATCAAGAAATGAATAGGTtcgttgagcatcaaatgcttaGTACCTTTAAAAAGTTCAGGGGCGACTGTCACAagcatttcaaaaagtacagcgaccctaAGGCGGCATGTGCCAACGCATGACCCATATTTGTAGGACGTAatgaggattgacactaccTCTGTGATCATTACATGAGTTGTGCATTCCAGGTGAGCAACTAAACGCTTTGTAATGGTTAATTatgttttcaacttttaatatgtataagaaataaagaatattattgttttcatgcaggagcaatcacgaaCCAACAAGGTTGCTAAAATAGAAgcaaccttacaatcatagcagtgAGTCGAAGTCGTTTTTACAACGATAGCACAAGCTCGCTGAGGAAAGTGGGGAATCGGTCGACCATGTCGAGTTGTTTCGGAAAACACAAGTTCGAGACGAGACTTTTGTATCTCAGGCCACAGAGGATGTGCATGTAAGTTATCCATGAAGCAATACTTCTACCcttatttgtcctctttaatttatttgtgacttttaacttagtttctaaatttgttgcatAATTAAATGTTGAAACTTCAGTCCCAACCTATCTTAGAGGGTTCTCAACCACTTTTTGAAAACAAGATATGCGAGACTGTCTTGGGTAGATGACCGAGCTACTCATCAAAAGACCTTGGTTAGGGACCTAAGACCAAGACCTGCAAAACGACCAGTGCGAGCAGTGCCACGACCTCGACGCAATCCACAGCGAAGCTTCAATTATGGGCTGAGCTTGATGAAGCTAAGTGAGCGATTGAAGAATAGACAAGAAAGCAAGATATGTTAGCTTCACAAGTAGAACAAATGCAAaagctcatagaagacatgacttGGGCATAGCAAgaaccaccacatgatccctagatttgcggtacgtatatatatttccattattcttaagttcttgaaataACATTATTCAGTGATGATAAgcatatgtactaaacttaggcACGTATATTGGCACTTTTGTATCATTTAAGGTACCGCGGTTTAGAATGGCTACGAGACTTGTTAAGAGACGTATGTTATTTTGTATGAATTTTGTGTACTTTTTTTTTGGaacattttactattttttgtttgtattatgaactttgtttaaattttttaactttctGTATTAtgaatatttactattttttttattccgtaatcatatttaaatttttgttcaatttaatattttatttcggCGTTTACTAATTTATTGTGAATTTTTCGTAATTTAATATTGCATAAATTGTACTAGAATCGAAAATGAATATGAATATtataattgaataaaaaacATTTAAGATTCTTAGTATTATCTGCATGATGACCATTAAAACGTGCCTCAGATACCTCCATAATCTCCATTGTTAATGTTGACAATAGAATCCAATGATATCTCCACATCATATACATACTCATGATTATTAACACAGATTCTGATATGTCTACATGTTTCCTGTTGGCTAACCTATATGTATCAATCTTCCGATTCTAACGAACACACGTTATATATGAGCCCGAGGATTCAAAGATCATACCCCATTCAAACCCACATTGTATTTGAGGATAAACTGAAGCTCAAATGTGAATAAATGAACATCTTAGGTCATTTATGGGTTGGTATcttcaaaatgaaaataaaaaattgagaCACATCATTGCCAATTAGAAAAAACTGAAAATCTTCTTAATTGCAAATTACTAAACGATTATAAAAGGCTTCACATTGGACAGGCATCTTAAAACCAAATTAAACCTAGTGAAATTTATCTTACTAATTCTATAAATTTCATGTAAATCCCAACATTCAAAATCAACCCTTAGCTTCATTTTTACTCCAACATATTATTTCTCATTCTCGTTCCATTCACCGAAAAAACCCAACAAAGATACAAGGCATCCTACAAAAAATACATAAGcctataaaaaattaataaaatcaatCAAAATATCGGGAAAACGAGATATTCTCAATCCAAAATCATTCAAATCTCGACAAAGATTTCAAACCCAACACTAAATCTCAGGGAAAATATAAATAAGTCTAGTTAAGAATTATGACTTGTCACCAAGATTATGTGAGTGAAAAGCCAAAcataaattattgatttttcCTGAAAACATGGAATGTGAGGGTTGAGAGGAACCAAAACACACTTGGAGATTAGTTTTTGAGGAGTTGTTGTGAAATCTTCTTGAGTAAGCCAATCATGTTTTACGTTTCATTAAGAAAAggatataaaagaataatacaATAATACTTTTGGCATTGAGGTCgtttttgtaaattttattttcatttacgTACACGTGAGCAAATTGAGGAGTATCAAAATTGAGTAAAAATCTAGGGGTTGATTTGGCTGGAAAAGGATCCAGAAGAAGTACCTTTGACGACTTTAAAAAAGATGtgttattttgaaaagtaaagaCTAATACTGGTTATTTTGGATGATTTCCTAATCTCTAGTGTCTTTAGTTGAGTTCATAACAATGGAATCCTGTAGTTGTAAAATTTGCAACAATATTAGATATTCattataaaataagaaaaatagaaaaaggttGGAATTATTTCATACGCAAAACAGCGGTCAGCTTGGAGGAGTCACTGTAGAAATAGAGAAAGACAAGAGAGTTTTTGTTTGCTTTGCTTTACCCTTTTCGcctatataattataatatataattccATCTCTGTTTCCATTCCGATTTGGCAGCCACCACAGATTTTCCATTCCCTGTTTTAGTTTCTCcacttatataattaataataataataataatcatcatcatcatcatcatcatcttgaATCCGATCGAGAAGAAAGATGTTGGAAGGGAAGGCCACCGTGAAAGAAACCGACATGTCGGAAAAAATGCAGATGCACGCCATGGCCTCTGCTTCTCACGCCCTCGATCTCTTCGACGTCTCCGATTTCCTCTCCCTTGCTTCCTATATCAAGAAGGTACGTTACGTTGGTTGTTACAATTAcaattcattttaatttttcatcaaTATTTTTCAATTCAAATTAGGATTTTGATGGTACTTATGGAAGTGGTTGGCAATGCGTGGTGGGTTCTAATTTCGGCTGCTTCTTCACTCATTCTATGGGCACTTTCATTTATTTTTCCCTTGAAACTCTCAATTTTCTCATCTTTAAATCCCCTTCCTAATTCATATCTTTAGGGCTGCTCTCCTCTCTTTCGCCCCCCCTCTCTATCCCTAAAATTTACATGGAACGACGAGCAACAACAAACCCACCGTACGTTGCGTATGTATTATTATTGTCACATGTGATCCGTCTTTTAATTTCTCCTTCTGCTATGTATGTTTTTTAATAattcatttttctcttttactttcttcatttttcatcATATGAACACATCtatattatcttttattcttattattattgcaaTTCATATGAGGTTTCCAAAACTAGTTTTTGCCTTTTCTTCTCAAATGTATCATTTTAGAAAGTTTATTCTAGAGTTTGACAACGTCCAACAATGAAGTTGGACTTGGaatatttctaaataaatatataataattactAATTTGAACTTGGAATACCCTTCATAACAATGTCCTCTCCAATTTAGATTCATACTCGTACCCTTTTGAtttacacaaaagaaaaaaaatggtgaaTATGTGATGTAATAGCAATTATAATTATTAACtcaatttcattcaaatttgtttttaaaaagtatttggACAAAATAAACTATTTATACATATGGAAATAAAAACTTATTACATTTTTAGGTTTGATCCTTTTATGAAAGGTaaatatttggttattttttagAATCTTTAATTAGTAATACAAATAGGATTTTACTTATATTtcttattataataaatttaagaaaaaagcCTACGGGTCCCCTCCCCGTCCCCATTTAATTCTCGAAGAATTTTTTTGCTTCCCCTTCTCTCATCTCCTGCCTAGATGTCTCTACCTTGATCTCCATCCCAACTGGGAAAGTAACATCCCTACAAATAAACCAActtatatttgttttaaaaataaataatcacaACAAAATCATGAATGTTCAAAAATATAAGTAATATATCGTAAatgaaaaaatttataaaatataaccaaatttcagattttatcaATATAGATATTAGTGgataatagacttctatcagtTTCTATTAATAACatcaataaatattaatataagtCTATTGGTATGTGTCTCATTGATATGATCTAAAAATTTTCtacattttataatttttttgaatcgtttgtttatatttataaattatgaAAAGACGTGTAAATCAATTTTAACGAGATTAGTTTACTTAGAAAACTAAAGAAGCAAAGAAGACCTTCAAGTTAAACATCAAAGTAAAAGGTAATAATTTTAGTTAAAGAAAAAGTAAGTAAagattgtaattttttttttaaaaggtaaatataataataaatgagcataacaaagaaaatagttcaaagaaatatgaagaagaaaagaatctTAGTTAAAGGTTTCATTATGCATCTTGACTCAACTAATTTTCGAATTTGTCACACTTATGGAATAATTctatcttttccttttaatcTACTCTTTacgttgaaaatctattttacaatttacaattcaaaaagaaaattttataaattaactTATTAACTCTACTCAATTAGCTAAAGGGGtattcacaaaataaaataaaaaaagcaaaacaagttataataattaagtccataatacacaaatttattgtttgcaaaaataacaaaaacaaagcCTAGCtcacatatataattaaaatgtaaaatatCACAAATATAATGCTCTCATTACTGATATAcatttgaaacacttgataatACACCTAATATACCTAATATTTCTTGATACCCTTGACATATATTTGACACTTCTTGATAACCTTTAGaccttgatacacttgatgcatCATGAAACTCTTTGATACCCTTAATACTCTTTGATACACTTGGAACACATTGATACACTTAAAGGCTTCATTGATTCTTCTTAATACACTTGATATCCTTTATGTCTCGATACATGTAAAGGCTTCATTGATTAGTTCGATCCACTTCATACATTGCTAATAAACTTGTTATGCTTCATTGGTACACTTGATACACGTGGTATATTTGATACATCTGAAGTACTACATATACATGTACTATGATTCACTGATAGAGTTGATATACTTGAAGTTCTActtatacacttgatacactatTGATATACACTTGTAaacttgattgatatacttgataatgaTTCACTTTACTAATATGTTGATATGctttaataatatattgttgatatacttgataatgTTACACAGAGTTATATCATTCCTATACTTAATAAaaattggaaaaataaaaattacgtAATAAGTAGATAAACCAACTAATGCATACAATATAAGTATATCACAACATTGATATACAAAACTAATACAAAgtaaaaccaaaataaaaccaacgtaaaaaaaaaaataaaacaaatcatATGAAATCAAATTCAACTAAAAATACACATCGAAGAAAGTAGAAAAAAACCACAAACGAAGTTAAATTACTATGATCAACGACCATTATATTTCATATTgcaattaatattttaaaataaagattAAGACAGAGAACAAATTGTTTTTCTCATATAAAAAAGGATGATTAGAGCCttaaaaaatagaagaagaagaaataagagaggattaaaacattaaaaaggaaaaagaaataaattattgaaagataattgaaaaataataataaatttaaaatgtaaaatattttaaaaaacgaaaattttgtcatatttataaaattttgaaacaatgtattatatttacaatatcaTATTCTTAAGGTCACTACCGCAATTTCCCAAAGCTAAAGCATCCTATTAACTCTAGATGATGAAGTAGACGATGACTCAAAAGAACAAAGGATAAcacttttaatttttctttttggaggGCCACAAGAACAAAGGTCGCCTTCTCTGGCGTGTGGGATGGGAAATAGGGAATCATTGTTATTCTGCATAAACGTCACAAATCGTTGGGTCAGTTTGAGTATGTGAACTTTTTGTATTTTTGCAATCTCAaatcaatcatttcaatttgcATTATTGAACCCTTCAATTTTATTTTCCCAAAAAAAATGATCACAAATGCTATCAAACTTCCACACCCTTCATTCGACTAATTTGAAAAGTCTTTCAGTGCTTAACATCTCTTTTTCAACTTCTTTTACAACACTTCTGGGTATTAAAATTGACTATTATAATTCACTAACGAATCTTAAACTTACTACAGTATAATTATTCGAAAATTTTCATTGTCTATTATTTCAACCATTCTCTTATATGTAACTCTAACTGAAATAGTATGTCTCAAATAGAAATTATTATTACAAAGAGTAAAGTAGTTTGTTTCTGAAATAGACTTTTGTCTAGTGATTCCGTTGGCAAAATAAAAGCAGCACCTTTTTTGGCGTGTCACGTCAACTCTTTTCTCAAATATGCATTGGAATAAAGATTTTAGGTGTAGTAATTGAAAGTTTTTTTTCCTCTGGTATATACAATACAGAAGATACAATTTTCTGATGTTATGTAAAGGACTCTTCAATTAGTCCACTCAAAATCATCATTTCTATATCATTTACCACTTCCTCACTTTCACTTCTTGAAAATCCATTCTTCCAACCAATATCCCACATTCCATTCATCACTTCTTTGCACCAAAGGTCTCTACTCAACACTGCATATAGAGTATCTACAATAAGATTATCGCCACAAATTGTTTGGTAACTTGTTAGAGTGTCGATGTCGTCGTTCACTTCTTCAACAAGTTTTTCTATAGAAATCTCTATCTTTGTATTGCTCTTATCTCCTAGTAATAAAGAATTGCCTACTAGTAAGTTATGATGGCCTTTACGGTCCATGAGTTCTATTGCACAATCTACAAAAAGTTTCGTATTCAGGGATTCGGGATCATTGCAGCGAGATGCTGCCTGCAGCATTGTTCTACCATTTAGATGGAGATCATAAAGCTCCCCTGCATGACAGAGGAATGATGAACTTTTCAAAAGTAATGCTTTCAGATTGGTCCCTTGATTGCAGCTTTTGGTATGTGCTTCAGTATGACCATTGCGATCAATTTCTTCAACAGTACTTGTATTGATATCGAGTTTGGGGCTCAATGGCAAGAGAGAGTTAGGGTTCTCATTGCAGCATTCTACAAGATTTATGAGAGAACCAAGTATAAATCACAAACATTTAGACAATTCCAAGTACTTGTTCTACTTAGGAAGGCAAAGTTATTGAATTTCACTAAAAATCTCTCTTGGATGAAGATATATGAGATTCAAGTATGGGGATAGAGAATGAACGTTTCCCTTTCCCTTTAAGATGAATTGTGGTCAATAACAGTAGACATTGCAACTAATCCTATTTGTGATGGAAAATTTACCTATAATCTTTGTATCACATTCGTCCATTTCGTTCTCCATAGTAATTAAAGCCATAAGGGTAGTAGTGTTTCGATTTATCTGAAAATCAACAATTTCATTCGTAAGACAAACCATGTGAGCCTGTAAGATAAACACTGCTTCACTCTCCTTTTACAAGGGAAGAAAAAGTATACTGaagcataaaagaaaaatagtttgATGTACCAAAAGTTAAAGGATAGGTCAGAACTCACAAATGAATTAACTTCTGAATGGGAAAGGACTGGTTCATCCTTTTTCTGACAGTCGCGATTGTTAGATATTGCTCTCACTGCTCGTTCTGGCACAGGATCTTGAATGGAGCTACGTTGTTTATGAGTTCTGTTCTTCCTTGGATTAGTGGATGTCACTTTTTCTTGATGCTGTGGTCTTGACacaactttttcttttgaaaattctTTTTCCACTGGTTTAGTCAGTTTCTTTGAAGAAAGAACTTTCCTGTCAATTGGTTCTTTCTCATGGGGCATATCAGGCATTGGACTAAATATTTTCAACTTCTCTGCAGTCTTTTTCTTAGTATCAACAGTacattcttttaatttttttgcttctttttttgGTTTCAGCTTTCTTCCTTCCTCAGCAATCTGTTTGACTGGACTCCCTTGCCCCTTTTGTTTCCTGTGCAATTTATCTGAACTCATAATTCCACCATGGAAATCAAAATCTCCAGCCGACTGAAGTTCTTTCTTTTTCGTACTTCTTAGCTTAGTTTTTTGGTCAAAAGCATCATTTTTTGAGGAGACATGTGCTCGGTGTTCCTCAAATTCGTCAGGTGGGAGAGGCTTGTGTTTTATCAATACAATTGGCCGTCCATCTTTCAACCTTTGTTTGGAACCATCATTGTAGGAATTTGAGCAATGAATGTTAAACTCTATATCAGAATCACTCTCTCTAAGCTTGTTGACAGGCATTTTTTCAAGTATTTCTCTCAAGGTTCCTTTTTGATGATCCTCCTTGTTGATGACAGATTTAGACTTGGGCATATTCAAAGTTGCATTGATGCCAAAGAGAGATGTCTTGTAACCAGAGACTTTTTTAAATTCGAACTCTTTCTTTGGAGTAATTTGCATTGATCTTGATGGAATTTCTTCAAGCCCCATAAGCTTAGCTATCAAGTTATTACGTTTCAAATTCTTCTGTTGAGATGTTGTACCGTGACAACAGTTGACATTATCATCAATCAATGAAGATTGGCTGGAGCAAGTCAATGAGATTTCCGACCCCGAGTTGGAATTTATATCACGAAAACAAGATTTACGTTCACCAACTGTAACATTACGCACAGAATCTCGCTTCACTGGGCTGTTTCCAATCATCTTCTTGACCTCATCAGCACCAGTTCTGGAAGAACCATGTGTAGAAAGCTTTGATCTTTGAACCTCAACTGGAAAACATTCATCTTCAAGATGACAAGAAAAACTTTTTGGATATGTCATCTTCAACTGCATCGACTCATTCGAAGCTTCTTGCAACTTAGCCAACATAATCAGTGAATCTCTTAAACTTGAAGTTTCTTCCAACAAATCCTCAGCAATCTTCTCTGTTTTCCTCTCAGATCTCATTCCCTTAGACCATGAACCAACCATATGATTCAACTTCTCAGCTCCCTGGCAAACCTCCATGAATGAAATAGAAGATTGGCCATGAATTCTCTCTCTCATTTCTTTAGAGATTAGCTCCTCTTTCTCTACATCAGATACTAAATCCTTACTTGAATTCCTACTTGTCCTATGGGCTCTAATCTTTTGTTCTAGTTTCTGAGAATTCACTCTGGATATCTTCATTAAATTGCAATCAACCACCCCTTTTGGATCATCACATGTGATAAATGATCTATAAACTACTGATTTTACACTGTCTAGAGGCATTTTTATTCAATGGAGAAATTACATCAAAAAAATCAGCTTCTACTCTTCCCCCTTCCCTTATAATATTTCCAcggttttaatttaaaaaataaacaatcctCTAATGCTCAGACGGCAGTGTTCAAATGAAAACAAAGCAAAACGGTTCATCAGAT
The sequence above is drawn from the Cucumis melo cultivar AY chromosome 2, USDA_Cmelo_AY_1.0, whole genome shotgun sequence genome and encodes:
- the LOC103500988 gene encoding dynein light chain 1, cytoplasmic-like produces the protein MLEGKATVKETDMSEKMQMHAMASASHALDLFDVSDFLSLASYIKKDFDGTYGSGWQCVVGSNFGCFFTHSMGTFIYFSLETLNFLIFKSPS
- the LOC103500989 gene encoding uncharacterized protein LOC103500989, whose translation is MPLDSVKSVVYRSFITCDDPKGVVDCNLMKISRVNSQKLEQKIRAHRTSRNSSKDLVSDVEKEELISKEMRERIHGQSSISFMEVCQGAEKLNHMVGSWSKGMRSERKTEKIAEDLLEETSSLRDSLIMLAKLQEASNESMQLKMTYPKSFSCHLEDECFPVEVQRSKLSTHGSSRTGADEVKKMIGNSPVKRDSVRNVTVGERKSCFRDINSNSGSEISLTCSSQSSLIDDNVNCCHGTTSQQKNLKRNNLIAKLMGLEEIPSRSMQITPKKEFEFKKVSGYKTSLFGINATLNMPKSKSVINKEDHQKGTLREILEKMPVNKLRESDSDIEFNIHCSNSYNDGSKQRLKDGRPIVLIKHKPLPPDEFEEHRAHVSSKNDAFDQKTKLRSTKKKELQSAGDFDFHGGIMSSDKLHRKQKGQGSPVKQIAEEGRKLKPKKEAKKLKECTVDTKKKTAEKLKIFSPMPDMPHEKEPIDRKVLSSKKLTKPVEKEFSKEKVVSRPQHQEKVTSTNPRKNRTHKQRSSIQDPVPERAVRAISNNRDCQKKDEPVLSHSEVNSFINRNTTTLMALITMENEMDECDTKIIECCNENPNSLLPLSPKLDINTSTVEEIDRNGHTEAHTKSCNQGTNLKALLLKSSSFLCHAGELYDLHLNGRTMLQAASRCNDPESLNTKLFVDCAIELMDRKGHHNLLVGNSLLLGDKSNTKIEISIEKLVEEVNDDIDTLTSYQTICGDNLIVDTLYAVLSRDLWCKEVMNGMWDIGWKNGFSRSESEEVVNDIEMMILSGLIEESFT